The DNA window TTCTAAAACAAGCAACTCTTTGCTTGCTTGATCATGCTCTAAGAATGTTAACTAGACTTAATCTTTCACTGAATTACTCTCTacctttaattctttttctttaggtAAAACATTTCGAGCTATCAAGGACGCAGACAAAAGAGATTAGAGGAGAGGCAAGCCTACATATAACACAAAGATTGTGGTGAAGAACGAAATAAGGTACACAAAACTACACCTACAAAACCAAGCCAGAAATAgtgtaataaaacaataaatataacTCGCCACGAAGACAAGCTACGTGCAAGAACTACAACTCTTCTTCCTAAAACATTAGAACATATCTGACCgattaatgaaaaatatttactaAATACCGGCTTGGTTTGGTCTATATGTCAACAACATCATCTTCAATCCCCCGTTAGAGCCTGCATTAAAGTGAAATACGCAGAATAAGCTTTCGCCAGAATAATACAAGTATACAACAGGCTCACAAATCGTATGAAACAGTCAAGGAGTATAGAATTGAGAAATCGTATGAAGTTTTAGATTTTCAAAACATGACCATGCTAGCTCAATTATGCTtatgcagaaaagataatgTAACTAGAGACTAAATTACAGCCCAAGATTACATGCCTTAATTTAAGATTAACATTCAAAATCTGGTTTTAGTTTCATTAGTATTGAGTTCCGAAAATTAACTTTAGGCTACCTTTGGAAGGAGAAAAAGAAGTTAAGGAAATATGAATATTTTAGTCATAGGATCGGTTACACTCTAAAGTTTCTCTAATATTGAATGAAATGAAAATAAGTTAAAAATTGAGGATTTTAAATCCATTGCTTAACAATTTCTTTCCTCAAAACAACCAATCTACCCAAAATCCATCCAATAATCTCCCTCTAAACACACTCAGGAATATACTTGCTGTCCTCCTCATTACAGCCCTATTCTATTTCTAGTAAGCGAAAGTCAAGTTTAAACTTTAAAGAGTTTACAAAATCTACTTAATGTATCAACAAAACAATGCAAACTTCTTTGAAAAATGCTCACATTAAAACTGAAACAAAACCGACACTCCTCTATTGGTTAAAAAGAAATCTACTTCAAtgttatgaattaaataaaagcATTTCAAAACATGAACAGGATCACCAATAAAACCTAAGATTCTTTTCACACTTACTATAGCAATAAAACATGTATAAAATTAGCAGCAAAAGTTGAACTTTTCTTAAGAGTGATGAAAGAAAAAGGAAGCTCACCTCACCTCATCTCAAACTTTCAAAAGTTGCATCTTATTAGAAAAAGCAATGGCAATCCAATCAGGCTGAGCAGCAGACCACTGCAACTGGTTAATTTCAGAGCCAGCAGAGTACATAGAAATGGGATCAATCCCATTAGGTCCAGCCACAGTAGGTAACTCCCAAATAAGAGCTTGACTATCATCCCCAGCTGAACAAATATGTCTATAACTCTGAGGAGCCCAAGCAATAGCATTAACTCCAGCACGGTGTCTCTCTAGCTCAGCCACCGGCATACTAGGAGACCTAATATCCAAGATCACAACTTTATTACTATCCATCAAAATTGTTGCCATATACCTCAAATCCTGTTTATTCCAAGCCAATCTAAGCAAAGGGGTATCAGGTTGAGGACTCTCATAGATGATTGTGGAGTGTTCTTTATCTCTCAAATCAAAGATTCTGACTGACCCATCAGCCGAAACCGAAGCAAAAACCCTTGCTTCACCCCAAGCTATATCGTAAACCTCTTTATCGTGAGCAATCAATTGGGTTTCAACCACTCCTTTATCAATATCCCAAATTGTACAAGTGGTATCGATAGAAGAAGTTCCAATTCTCCTAGGCTCGATCTCGTTCCAATCGAAAGATGTCAAGGGAGCACAGAACTCGCTGGACTTACTGTTGTTGAGAACAGAGATGGGTTCGATCGAGTTATCACGAACCTCCCAGAGTCGGAGATAATCGCCTGAGGAGGCGAGAATGTCGGATGATTTTTGGAGTGTGGAAGGGTGAAACATTAGCTTCGTGGGAGGATATGGGTGGTCAAAGGAAAGCGAAGGTTGGGAATTTAGGGTTAGGGTTTCTGGGTCGAAGGAGAGAATATCAACACGGTTAGAGATTTCTTCGATGAAGCTTCCGACAGCGATTCGGTggtttcgggtttgggtttgggttgaGGAAAGAGCCATGGCGTACATTGGGTAAGGGGAATCATAGGTTACCGAATTGTCGGGTCTGAGATGGGATTCTTGGGTGGAATTCTCCATTTTCTCGGGAAAATTTGGTGCCCAATTTTCTGGGAAAAGATTTGGGTTTTGGGTTTTATTAAAgattggatttttattttttttttcgaagaaTGGTTGTTGAGTTTGAGGAAGAAAGACAGGTAGCGTTTCGTTGTAGAAACGACGTAGTTTCGAGGAAATGAACAGAAAAGCTCTTTTGGTCAACAAAGACCTTTTAGAATATTCTACTCCAAGATTTTGTAAAGTAAGAGTCAAAAAAGTATAAATTAAGGAAGACAATGGGAAGAAATTCACAAGAAAAATATCACTTCATTGAAATTGTGAACATTCTTTAAACTAGAAAACTCATATATTTCAAttgctaattaggatttttttagtTGGATATGTTTTAAATTGTGTTATGTACATTTTTTAAATAGTTAATAATTCCCTTTAAACTAAGGAGATTGTTGGATTCAAAAATTTGTGTatgattttattcaattttgctTATAGTACCCCATGTGGATAAAAATTTAGGTAGCACGATTTACTGTACATTTAAGTTCGGGaagcataatttaatacatgaaCAATATCTGCTACATTAGATGTCTAGTTGTAAAATTGAACAGAAATTCTccaattcaacaatctcaattgTTGGGGAACGACATAAAAATTCAgaatataatttagtacatgtcaaaatttaaggGGGAAGAATCTTAATTAgtctttttaaaacaaaaatacatACAATATTATGGTTCTCCATTTatgataaataataatttattgtatcaaaaataaatattgagaaGCTTATTATCGAATACTTTACTAACATTTTAGCTCTTCTCAACCTAGTAATAAAGATTTAGAGATGGTCGTTGAAGTtgctaatttcaaaataaatgaatgaCTCATAGtttgattttattaatcatATTTGTGTTACGAATAAAGTGATTAACTAATAAACAACGACCCCATCATGGATTTTCTACTCTATTTTACCACAACTTATGGAATATGTGAAAAATTATGTTATTAGGTTGTTACTCATAAGGTGTCGAATGAAGATAGATGAGGTTGGAAACCTTAAATATGATATTGCCATGTCTCTTATTCCAAAAGTGAACAAACTAAAGAAGGTAGAGGAGTTTTAACTCATTAGTCGTTGcaatattatttataagattaTTTTTAAGGTGGTGCTTGATTTGGTGGAATAGAACAGTAATTGTAATAGTATTAGTAATGTAATGGATTAAGTCTTTGTAATAGGAATTGATTGCTATATTTAGTTTGTTGTTGGAACGAATATTAGAATAGATAGTAAATTGACAAAATTATCCATACTTTAGTAAGAAAAAGTATAAAGTAAgagtaagagtaagaaaaagtATAAAGTAAGAGTAAGATAGTCATTTTAAGTAATTGTAATGAGGATTCATGAGGTATAAAAGTGTAATCACACACATAGTCCCAGTCCTTACTTTAACATCACAGTTAATCTTTATCCAGTCTTTAGGAAGAGGAGACCAAGCGAGCGTAATAGTAGCAGGGAAGGGAATAAACAAGAGCCATAATATGCACAATAATAAATACTAGAATCAATATAATGTGTGATTAACACTACTCAATTAGAAAGCTATAATTATGGTATTACATAATTATTTCATCTCATAAATCTATTATAGTATAGTGTAGTGAACTATGTTTTTATCTGAAATAATGAATAGCTATTATCTTATAAGATTGCAATTAGTGAAGatataattatgtaatatttaccTAGTTTTGCATCAACTTTTAGAATTTGTGCTTTAATTATATTCTTAGTTAACAAAATTCGAGTTGAATTTAGTAATTCAACTCATATTTTTCATCACTttatattatcacattagttACCATTATTTTTGCTTTCTTTAAATTAGACTTTAATGTTTAAATTTTACTTTAAATTGTATCACTTGTTACTTgcatattacaaaaataacataccaCATATTTATTATTGGACTTTTCTCTTGACTTGTTGACCATGCATATTGACCCAAACAAACATACTCATTTTCACTCACTT is part of the Cannabis sativa cultivar Pink pepper isolate KNU-18-1 chromosome 5, ASM2916894v1, whole genome shotgun sequence genome and encodes:
- the LOC133029090 gene encoding protein TRANSPARENT TESTA GLABRA 1-like yields the protein MENSTQESHLRPDNSVTYDSPYPMYAMALSSTQTQTRNHRIAVGSFIEEISNRVDILSFDPETLTLNSQPSLSFDHPYPPTKLMFHPSTLQKSSDILASSGDYLRLWEVRDNSIEPISVLNNSKSSEFCAPLTSFDWNEIEPRRIGTSSIDTTCTIWDIDKGVVETQLIAHDKEVYDIAWGEARVFASVSADGSVRIFDLRDKEHSTIIYESPQPDTPLLRLAWNKQDLRYMATILMDSNKVVILDIRSPSMPVAELERHRAGVNAIAWAPQSYRHICSAGDDSQALIWELPTVAGPNGIDPISMYSAGSEINQLQWSAAQPDWIAIAFSNKMQLLKV